A genomic region of Luteibacter aegosomatissinici contains the following coding sequences:
- a CDS encoding ParA family protein, which yields MQVVSIISTKGGVGKTTTAANLGGLAADAGLRVLLLDLDVQPTLSSYYELGQRAPGGIYELLAFNERDLGLLISRTIIAGLDLVLSNDHRGELNTLLLHAPDGRLRLRHLLPVLAPLYDLVLIDTQGARSVLLEMAVLASDLALSPVTPEILAARELRRGTMQLLEDIAPYRHLGIEPPPLHLLINRVHPVSANARLIQQALRDLFQDHAGIRVLSTDVPAIEAYPRAATRGLPVHRVEYRQPPGRVAPAALDTMRGLADELFPQWQHRFAMVSGRPPHPLDTGRPHGERT from the coding sequence ATGCAGGTCGTATCCATCATTTCAACCAAAGGTGGCGTCGGCAAAACCACCACGGCCGCGAACCTCGGCGGGCTTGCCGCGGACGCGGGGCTGCGTGTGCTGCTACTCGACCTCGACGTGCAGCCCACCTTGTCCTCGTACTACGAGCTAGGCCAACGCGCACCTGGTGGCATCTACGAGTTGCTGGCCTTCAACGAGCGCGACCTCGGGCTGCTTATTTCCCGCACGATCATCGCTGGCCTGGACTTGGTGCTCTCCAACGACCACCGAGGCGAGCTGAACACCTTGCTGCTGCACGCGCCAGATGGGCGCCTGCGGTTGCGCCATCTCTTGCCGGTCTTGGCACCTCTCTATGACCTGGTGCTGATCGACACCCAAGGCGCGCGCTCGGTGCTGCTGGAGATGGCGGTGCTCGCTTCCGACCTCGCGCTATCGCCCGTGACCCCGGAAATCCTCGCGGCGCGCGAGCTGCGGCGCGGCACCATGCAGTTGCTCGAAGACATTGCGCCGTACCGGCACCTGGGCATCGAGCCTCCACCACTGCATCTGCTCATCAATCGCGTCCATCCTGTGTCCGCCAATGCACGGCTGATCCAGCAGGCCCTGCGCGATCTTTTCCAGGACCACGCGGGCATCCGCGTGCTGTCCACCGACGTGCCGGCCATCGAGGCGTATCCGCGTGCAGCTACGCGCGGACTGCCGGTGCATCGGGTCGAATACCGCCAGCCGCCGGGCAGAGTCGCCCCCGCCGCGCTCGACACCATGCGCGGCCTCGCAGACGAACTGTTCCCGCAATGGCAGCACCGATTTGCCATGGTGTCCGGCCGTCCGCCACACCCTCTTGATACCGGGAGGCCTCATGGCGAACGCACATGA
- a CDS encoding AlpA family transcriptional regulator, which translates to MSQTPVLPPNERRILRLEEVEAKSGFKRAHIYNLMKKRQFPQALRLGVRAVGWDSIEIDQWIAERVNNRA; encoded by the coding sequence ATGTCGCAAACACCTGTACTGCCACCGAACGAGCGCCGCATCCTGCGCCTAGAAGAAGTCGAAGCGAAATCCGGCTTCAAACGCGCTCACATCTACAACCTGATGAAGAAACGCCAGTTCCCCCAGGCGCTGCGTCTGGGGGTGCGCGCAGTGGGTTGGGACTCCATCGAGATCGATCAGTGGATCGCCGAGCGCGTCAACAACCGGGCCTGA
- a CDS encoding serine hydrolase domain-containing protein, with amino-acid sequence MALSNVTRLALLVVPLCTLVVTPAAADQGRARSDMGLYVRQCAKAYECSGTYLVAQSGHIIYQGTVGRVSATRRTRLTIDSAYDIGSISKQFTAAAIVRLAEQHRLGLDDPVATHLPGFPYPQVTIRQLLNQTSGVPDVMPHYTQMILDGSARAPVDLDDIVEVLKAEKLPLTSAPGTAFAYSNTGYTLLGKLVATVSGKPYADYLRDEFFIPLGMQHTWVRTPAMESRDGVDRAYGMRVTRNGSIKPFDQVPGLYVYGAGGIYATAGDLLLWTDALQHGKVMSPEHWRQATTPVTLADGSISPYGFGLSLKPTYLGAAAVAHGGHWRGFKSDLTYLPGSDATIIILTNNGEDEEVERARDAFEGILRKDG; translated from the coding sequence ATGGCACTCAGCAACGTTACCCGGCTCGCCCTGCTCGTCGTACCCCTGTGCACCCTCGTGGTGACACCCGCCGCGGCCGACCAGGGCCGCGCAAGAAGCGACATGGGCTTGTATGTAAGGCAATGCGCCAAGGCCTATGAATGCAGCGGCACGTACCTCGTCGCGCAGTCCGGGCACATCATTTACCAGGGCACGGTGGGCAGGGTATCCGCCACCCGCCGCACGCGCCTGACGATCGACTCGGCGTATGACATCGGCTCCATCAGCAAGCAATTCACTGCTGCGGCGATCGTCAGGCTTGCAGAACAACACAGGCTTGGCCTCGATGACCCGGTCGCGACACACCTGCCCGGTTTTCCGTATCCGCAGGTGACGATTCGCCAGTTGCTCAACCAGACCTCGGGCGTGCCCGATGTCATGCCCCACTACACGCAGATGATCCTCGACGGCAGCGCCAGGGCCCCTGTCGACCTGGACGACATCGTGGAGGTGCTGAAGGCCGAAAAGCTGCCGCTCACCTCGGCACCCGGCACTGCGTTCGCCTACAGCAATACCGGCTACACGTTGCTTGGCAAGCTCGTCGCCACGGTTTCGGGCAAGCCCTACGCGGACTACCTTCGCGACGAGTTCTTCATCCCGCTTGGTATGCAACACACGTGGGTAAGGACACCCGCCATGGAATCACGCGATGGGGTCGATCGCGCCTACGGCATGCGTGTCACGCGCAACGGGTCCATCAAGCCGTTCGACCAGGTGCCTGGGCTGTATGTCTACGGCGCGGGCGGTATCTACGCCACAGCGGGCGACCTGCTGCTTTGGACGGATGCCCTCCAGCACGGAAAAGTCATGTCGCCCGAGCATTGGCGGCAAGCGACCACGCCTGTGACGCTGGCGGATGGCTCGATAAGCCCGTACGGCTTTGGACTGAGCCTGAAACCAACCTACCTGGGTGCCGCTGCCGTGGCCCACGGCGGCCATTGGCGCGGATTCAAAAGCGACCTCACCTATCTGCCCGGCAGCGATGCCACGATCATCATCCTCACGAACAACGGCGAGGATGAGGAGGTCGAACGGGCGCGCGATGCCTTTGAAGGGATCCTGCGCAAGGATGGCTAG
- a CDS encoding response regulator: protein MISVVLVDDHELVRTGFRMILQQQADLRIRGEAGTAEEGLRLIRAQSPDIALVDVHMPGMSGVELTERVIRAKLRTNIVILTVVDDARFPKRLLDAGALGYLTKGCSADELLTAVRSVAGGRRYLAPTVAQQLALATLDGSDSPFDSLSTREMEVSMMLVRGMPLTSIGERLNLSPKTVSTYKQRLMEKLHVDHVVGLAHLMTVHGLLDTHNHQVGN, encoded by the coding sequence ATGATTAGTGTTGTTTTGGTCGATGACCATGAACTGGTCAGGACCGGCTTCCGGATGATCCTGCAGCAGCAGGCTGACCTCCGGATCAGGGGAGAGGCCGGTACCGCGGAGGAGGGCCTGCGCCTCATCCGTGCGCAGTCGCCCGATATCGCCCTGGTGGATGTGCACATGCCGGGCATGAGTGGCGTGGAGCTCACCGAGCGCGTTATCCGCGCGAAGCTACGAACGAATATCGTCATCCTCACGGTGGTCGACGATGCCCGCTTCCCAAAGCGCCTGCTCGATGCGGGTGCGCTGGGCTATCTGACCAAGGGCTGCTCGGCGGATGAGCTCCTGACGGCCGTACGTTCGGTGGCCGGCGGCCGTCGTTACCTCGCGCCTACCGTCGCCCAGCAGCTTGCGTTGGCCACGCTGGATGGTTCGGATTCGCCGTTCGATTCGCTATCCACCCGCGAGATGGAGGTGTCGATGATGCTCGTGCGCGGCATGCCGCTCACCAGCATCGGGGAGCGCCTGAACCTGAGCCCTAAAACGGTTTCCACGTACAAGCAACGTTTAATGGAAAAGCTGCATGTGGATCACGTCGTTGGGCTTGCGCACCTCATGACGGTCCATGGCCTGCTGGACACGCATAACCACCAGGTAGGGAATTAG
- the rne gene encoding ribonuclease E, which translates to MLINATQREELRVAIVDGQNLYDLDIEIPSREQKKANIYKGRITRVEPSLEACFVDYGAERHGFLPLKEISRDYFNPNAEGKSNIRELLKEGQEIIVQVEKEERGNKGAALTTFISLAGRYMVLMPNNPRAGGVSRRIEGEDRQALKEALEHLSVPDEMGLIVRTAGMGRDAEELQWDLDYLLQLWKSISAAATSQKAPFLIYQESKLFIRALRDYLRNDIGEILIDEESLFKDARDFVQQVMPNNLRKLKLYQDATPLFSRYQIETQIESIFERNVRLPSGGSIVIDQTEALTAIDINSSKATKGSDIEETAFNTNLEAATEIARQLRIRDAGGLIVIDFIDMDSPRHQREVEERLKDALKADRARVQIGRISRFGLLEMSRQRLRPSLGEATQNVCPRCEGHGHIRSVESLGLSTLRLIEEHAMKENTGQVLVQAPPSVANFMLNEKRASVVEIELRHSVHVVVVADDKLETPHLEITRIREADMGEHSKPSYERTTPVVATALPKMGQMLGSGEQPLVTGVVPSSPAPIRDDEPESVAAPAQAARSTAPAAPTGGFFSRLFSGLFGGGAKPAPVVVAAPAPASGRREESRSGGRNDRNDRNRRDERRGEGRGKGEQRQGQRKDKEKDNAQGRQGQQQPKAKQDKGQQRQGEDKAARQKDGQQAQGGRQGGRQDQQEKNPNNNENRRQQQPRNERQQQGEKADKAEKVEKAATPPQAQRPQAEKPAAPVAAPVTDEALLTAPATELPASTGEAVEANTAVGEASREAGEGGQRRRRGRRGGRRRRRQEDGAQAGAIEGGIEGADLDDEDGDDDIGAGRDSATVPPVLASTEATANAVKAEAPRAEATRPVEPGDEEHVPSALTLPSLPKLPPIPGNTASTAPAATAHEPVSPADSVDVRTSERRQTESDAPLKTAPVASSHTPVPAAAAPSESVLDAPARGIASDELAVPAPTIEPVKAEVAPAAPADPAIETTEATVPAVEPATPSVEAVKPAEAPKANGIAPDDVATAPTDDASESAKTAEAEKQPVAVAPAAAEAPKPAQTPTPAVVTTPVATAPAPAPAPAAVSSAEPATPKSPEASNVSHVSHAPAAPTDQPTWTPPTQGDLLTRPRHEPHDGQA; encoded by the coding sequence ATGTTGATCAACGCGACTCAGCGCGAAGAGTTGCGCGTGGCCATCGTCGATGGCCAGAACCTTTACGATCTCGACATCGAAATCCCGTCCCGGGAACAGAAAAAGGCCAATATTTACAAAGGCCGCATCACCCGCGTCGAACCCTCCCTTGAAGCCTGCTTCGTCGATTACGGCGCCGAGCGCCATGGCTTCCTGCCGCTGAAGGAAATCTCCCGCGATTACTTCAACCCCAACGCGGAAGGTAAATCGAATATCCGCGAGCTCCTGAAGGAAGGCCAGGAGATCATCGTCCAGGTCGAGAAGGAAGAACGCGGTAACAAGGGCGCCGCCCTCACCACGTTCATCAGCCTCGCCGGCCGTTACATGGTGCTGATGCCGAACAACCCGCGTGCGGGTGGTGTGTCGCGCCGTATCGAAGGCGAGGATCGCCAGGCATTGAAGGAAGCCCTCGAGCACCTCTCGGTGCCGGATGAGATGGGCCTGATCGTGCGTACCGCCGGCATGGGCCGCGACGCCGAAGAACTGCAGTGGGATCTGGATTACCTGCTCCAGCTGTGGAAATCGATTTCGGCGGCCGCCACCTCGCAGAAAGCGCCGTTCCTGATCTACCAGGAATCGAAGCTGTTCATCCGCGCGCTGCGCGACTACCTGCGTAACGATATTGGCGAGATCCTCATCGACGAGGAATCGCTGTTCAAGGACGCGCGCGATTTCGTCCAGCAGGTCATGCCGAACAACCTGCGCAAGCTCAAGCTGTACCAGGACGCCACCCCGCTCTTCTCGCGCTACCAGATCGAAACCCAGATCGAATCGATCTTCGAGCGCAATGTGCGCCTGCCCTCGGGCGGCTCCATCGTCATCGACCAGACCGAAGCCCTGACCGCCATCGACATCAACTCGTCGAAGGCCACCAAGGGCAGCGATATCGAAGAGACGGCGTTCAACACCAACCTTGAGGCCGCGACCGAGATTGCCCGCCAGTTGCGCATCCGCGACGCCGGCGGCCTCATCGTCATCGACTTCATCGACATGGACAGCCCGCGCCACCAGCGCGAGGTGGAAGAGCGCCTGAAGGACGCCCTCAAGGCCGACCGTGCCCGCGTCCAGATCGGCCGCATCAGCCGCTTCGGCCTACTTGAGATGTCGCGCCAGCGCCTGCGCCCGAGCCTGGGCGAGGCCACGCAGAATGTATGCCCGCGTTGCGAAGGCCACGGCCATATCCGCAGCGTGGAGTCGCTGGGCCTGTCGACCCTGCGCCTCATCGAAGAACACGCCATGAAGGAGAACACCGGGCAGGTCCTGGTGCAGGCGCCGCCGTCGGTCGCCAACTTCATGCTCAACGAAAAGCGCGCCAGCGTCGTTGAAATCGAGCTGCGCCACAGCGTGCACGTGGTGGTCGTGGCCGACGACAAGCTCGAGACGCCGCACCTCGAAATCACCCGCATCCGCGAAGCGGACATGGGTGAACACAGCAAGCCGAGCTACGAGCGCACCACCCCGGTGGTCGCCACCGCCCTGCCGAAGATGGGCCAGATGCTGGGCAGCGGCGAGCAGCCGCTGGTGACCGGTGTCGTCCCCTCCTCGCCAGCGCCCATCCGCGATGACGAGCCGGAATCCGTCGCTGCGCCGGCCCAGGCCGCGCGCAGCACCGCACCGGCAGCGCCGACGGGCGGCTTCTTCTCGCGCCTGTTCAGTGGCCTGTTCGGTGGCGGCGCCAAGCCGGCACCGGTCGTCGTGGCTGCCCCGGCACCCGCCTCGGGCCGTCGTGAGGAATCGCGTTCGGGCGGCCGTAACGATCGCAACGACCGCAACCGTCGTGACGAGCGTCGTGGCGAAGGCCGTGGCAAGGGCGAGCAGCGCCAGGGCCAGCGAAAGGACAAGGAAAAGGACAACGCCCAGGGCCGCCAGGGCCAGCAGCAGCCGAAGGCCAAGCAGGACAAGGGCCAGCAGCGCCAGGGCGAGGACAAGGCCGCACGCCAGAAGGACGGCCAGCAGGCCCAGGGTGGTCGCCAGGGCGGCCGCCAGGATCAGCAGGAAAAGAACCCCAACAACAACGAGAACCGCCGCCAGCAGCAGCCGCGCAACGAGCGCCAGCAGCAGGGTGAAAAGGCAGACAAGGCCGAGAAGGTCGAGAAGGCCGCCACCCCGCCCCAGGCTCAGCGCCCCCAGGCCGAGAAGCCGGCGGCACCGGTGGCCGCGCCGGTCACCGACGAAGCACTGCTGACGGCCCCGGCCACCGAGCTGCCTGCCAGCACGGGCGAAGCCGTCGAGGCGAACACCGCCGTAGGCGAAGCCAGCCGCGAAGCCGGCGAAGGCGGCCAGCGCCGTCGCCGCGGCCGTCGTGGCGGCCGTCGCCGCCGTCGCCAGGAAGATGGTGCCCAGGCGGGTGCCATCGAGGGCGGCATCGAAGGTGCCGATCTCGATGACGAGGATGGTGATGACGACATCGGTGCCGGTCGCGACAGCGCCACCGTGCCGCCCGTGCTCGCTAGCACCGAAGCGACCGCCAACGCCGTGAAGGCCGAAGCCCCGCGCGCCGAGGCCACGCGCCCGGTAGAGCCAGGCGATGAAGAGCACGTGCCTTCCGCGCTCACCCTGCCTTCGCTGCCGAAGCTGCCGCCCATCCCGGGCAATACCGCGTCGACCGCCCCGGCCGCCACGGCGCATGAGCCGGTCTCGCCGGCCGATTCGGTCGACGTTCGTACCAGCGAGCGCCGCCAGACCGAATCGGATGCGCCGCTGAAGACGGCCCCGGTCGCTTCCTCGCACACGCCGGTACCGGCCGCCGCCGCGCCTTCTGAGTCCGTGCTCGATGCACCGGCCCGTGGCATCGCGTCCGATGAACTGGCCGTTCCCGCGCCGACGATCGAGCCGGTGAAGGCCGAGGTTGCTCCGGCGGCTCCGGCAGATCCCGCTATCGAAACCACCGAAGCCACCGTACCGGCCGTCGAACCGGCAACCCCGTCCGTGGAAGCGGTAAAGCCCGCGGAGGCCCCGAAGGCTAACGGCATCGCGCCCGACGACGTCGCCACGGCCCCCACCGATGACGCCAGCGAATCGGCGAAGACGGCGGAAGCTGAAAAGCAGCCGGTAGCGGTCGCTCCCGCCGCTGCCGAGGCACCGAAGCCCGCCCAGACGCCAACACCGGCGGTTGTCACCACGCCAGTTGCCACGGCACCGGCACCGGCACCGGCACCGGCTGCAGTGTCGTCGGCCGAACCGGCCACGCCGAAATCGCCCGAAGCATCGAACGTCTCGCACGTTTCGCACGCGCCGGCTGCCCCGACGGACCAGCCCACCTGGACGCCGCCGACCCAGGGCGACCTGCTCACGCGGCCGCGTCACGAGCCGCACGACGGCCAGGCGTAA
- a CDS encoding RluA family pseudouridine synthase, producing MQTATSLDGGQGVRQVEIGPERDGQRVDNALMTLCKGVPKSLVYRILRTGQVRINGKRAKPDTRLAAGDMLRIPPIRIAEKEEGVAPSGMVKAVTDAVIFEDKHFLVIDKPVGIAAHGGSGVSHGAIELLRAARPNEHLELVHRLDRDTSGVLVFSKSRAGLTGLQALIRDNQVVKQYLCLMTGTPRKAKFDVNAPLLKSVMHGGERMVRVDDAGKPSLTFFQEVEQYPGSRLMRATLGTGRTHQIRVHAQYIGHPLAGDPKYGDPEANKRLRAKGLKRMFLHAARMSFDLDGKNYDFSAPLPDDLKQFLDNLRS from the coding sequence ATGCAGACGGCAACTTCCCTCGACGGCGGCCAAGGTGTGCGGCAGGTCGAAATCGGCCCCGAGAGGGACGGGCAGCGTGTAGATAACGCGCTAATGACCCTGTGCAAAGGGGTCCCTAAAAGCCTGGTCTATCGCATCCTGAGAACGGGCCAGGTCCGTATTAACGGCAAGCGCGCCAAGCCGGATACCCGTCTGGCGGCCGGCGATATGCTGCGTATTCCGCCCATTCGCATTGCGGAGAAAGAAGAAGGCGTGGCTCCGAGCGGGATGGTCAAGGCCGTCACGGATGCAGTCATCTTTGAAGACAAGCACTTCCTGGTCATCGACAAGCCGGTGGGCATTGCCGCCCATGGTGGCAGCGGGGTGAGCCATGGTGCGATCGAGCTGCTGCGCGCCGCGCGCCCCAACGAGCACCTGGAGCTGGTCCACCGCCTCGACCGCGACACCAGTGGTGTCCTGGTCTTTTCGAAGAGCCGGGCCGGCCTGACCGGCCTCCAGGCCCTGATCCGCGATAACCAGGTGGTGAAGCAGTACCTCTGCCTCATGACGGGTACCCCGCGGAAGGCCAAGTTCGATGTGAACGCGCCGCTGCTCAAGTCCGTGATGCATGGCGGTGAGCGCATGGTCCGTGTCGATGACGCCGGCAAGCCGTCGCTCACCTTTTTCCAGGAAGTGGAACAGTACCCGGGCAGCCGCCTCATGCGCGCGACCCTGGGCACGGGCCGCACCCATCAGATCCGCGTCCACGCCCAGTACATTGGCCACCCGCTCGCCGGCGACCCGAAGTACGGCGATCCGGAGGCGAACAAGCGCCTGCGCGCCAAGGGGCTGAAGCGGATGTTCCTGCACGCGGCCCGCATGAGCTTCGACCTCGATGGCAAGAACTACGACTTTTCCGCGCCGTTGCCCGACGATCTCAAGCAGTTCCTGGACAATCTCCGTAGTTAA
- a CDS encoding CPBP family glutamic-type intramembrane protease: MPSRRYRALALAMAALAVATCFLLPLLAARVVRGALERGSAQDRAAYASGASPWSWRFREADDLVAGKVFGDAALKSGEHGLIVAPTGSGRGELGFPLSRQADLARLNLLRVDASAPGGRFSAIARPTLEAPLVRAELPGLSAPIRLDQLTWRDATGATVPAPQRAAMLRLGFTLPTGATLTLRGASLARAGGPPPETGTPIPNGLSAEGLLHWRDQQRAVDPLATFGSAPPPGPAPAWRRWAPAAVYLALLVTGAMRLRRRRDGSRIDDLVNAALAVAGPLWLIAGLGLAPLPEASAVAMFAGGIIYATLLSWIRAVPRWHWKGSWRMAGWPLLAIPVALGIAAVAGHTPAWPPVGRALLYIGWAFFQQWLMLAVVAGLLARALPRPAAVLLTALAFALLHTPNGLLMQLCFVAELGWAWWYLHNRSLLPVAVAHAAAAVIMQACMAGGVLRSLEVSARFLS; this comes from the coding sequence GTGCCCTCACGCCGCTACCGCGCGCTGGCACTGGCGATGGCCGCCCTGGCTGTCGCCACCTGCTTCCTGCTGCCCCTGTTGGCGGCCCGCGTGGTGCGCGGCGCGCTGGAACGTGGCAGCGCCCAGGACCGTGCCGCCTATGCAAGCGGCGCATCACCATGGTCGTGGCGATTTCGCGAGGCGGATGATCTCGTCGCCGGGAAGGTATTTGGTGATGCTGCGCTTAAATCCGGCGAACACGGGCTTATCGTGGCGCCAACGGGCAGCGGACGCGGCGAACTGGGCTTTCCGCTAAGCCGGCAGGCCGACCTGGCCCGCCTCAACCTGCTTCGCGTGGATGCGAGCGCGCCTGGCGGGCGATTCAGCGCTATCGCCCGGCCCACACTGGAAGCACCCCTGGTGCGCGCTGAACTTCCCGGTCTTTCCGCACCCATCCGGCTGGATCAGCTCACCTGGCGGGATGCGACAGGGGCGACGGTCCCGGCACCCCAGCGGGCAGCCATGCTCCGGCTTGGCTTCACCCTGCCGACGGGCGCCACCCTCACGCTTAGGGGGGCGAGCCTGGCCCGTGCCGGCGGCCCACCTCCCGAAACCGGCACGCCCATCCCCAACGGCTTGTCCGCAGAGGGCCTCCTTCATTGGCGCGACCAGCAGCGTGCGGTCGATCCGCTGGCGACCTTTGGCAGCGCACCCCCACCTGGCCCGGCACCCGCATGGCGACGCTGGGCCCCTGCCGCCGTTTACCTGGCGCTACTCGTTACCGGCGCCATGCGGTTGAGACGGCGCCGCGACGGCAGCCGGATCGACGACCTGGTAAACGCCGCGCTGGCGGTGGCCGGCCCACTCTGGCTCATCGCGGGCCTGGGGCTTGCGCCGCTGCCGGAGGCCAGTGCTGTCGCGATGTTCGCCGGGGGCATCATTTACGCCACCCTCCTCAGCTGGATTCGAGCGGTACCCCGCTGGCACTGGAAGGGCAGCTGGCGGATGGCCGGCTGGCCGCTCCTCGCCATCCCGGTCGCCCTCGGCATCGCCGCTGTTGCAGGACACACACCCGCCTGGCCGCCCGTCGGCCGCGCACTCCTCTATATAGGGTGGGCGTTTTTCCAGCAGTGGCTGATGCTGGCCGTGGTCGCCGGGCTACTGGCCCGGGCGTTGCCACGACCGGCGGCCGTCCTTCTGACGGCGCTGGCCTTCGCCTTGCTCCACACGCCCAACGGCCTGCTGATGCAGCTGTGCTTCGTGGCCGAACTGGGCTGGGCGTGGTGGTATTTGCACAACCGGTCGCTGCTGCCCGTGGCCGTGGCCCACGCGGCGGCGGCGGTCATCATGCAAGCCTGCATGGCGGGCGGCGTGCTTCGCAGCCTCGAGGTCAGCGCCCGGTTCCTGAGCTGA
- a CDS encoding 4a-hydroxytetrahydrobiopterin dehydratase: MSLSPLATQHCQPRKGAEHALDSNTIQGYLKDLPGWAVTADGKAIVKDFPFKDFHHTLGFINAVGFMANQEDHHPDLEAGYGHCHILWSTHDVGGLSLNDLICAARVEALLDR, encoded by the coding sequence ATGTCGCTCTCGCCCCTCGCCACCCAGCATTGCCAGCCCCGCAAAGGCGCCGAGCACGCCCTCGACAGCAACACCATCCAGGGCTATCTGAAGGACCTGCCGGGCTGGGCAGTCACGGCTGACGGCAAGGCGATCGTGAAGGACTTCCCGTTCAAGGATTTCCACCACACGCTCGGCTTTATCAACGCGGTGGGCTTCATGGCGAACCAGGAAGACCACCACCCCGACCTCGAGGCTGGCTACGGCCATTGCCACATCCTGTGGTCCACCCACGATGTGGGCGGGCTGTCGCTGAACGACTTGATCTGCGCCGCGCGCGTCGAGGCCCTGCTCGACCGCTGA
- a CDS encoding NfuA family Fe-S biogenesis protein, translating to MIDITERAQAHFQRLIAQQGEDGLGVRLRVVSAGTPAAQCELEFCSTTELTGDEWTIECQGFNLYVDSESMPWLDPASIDYEMTPTGSQLNIRAPRIKGEAPGEGAGVVERVKYVLETEIAPGIASHGGRISLVEVTAEGVVVLRFGGGCHGCGMVDVTLKNGVEKTLRERIPEVTEVRDATDHATGEKPYFERKAG from the coding sequence ATGATCGATATCACGGAACGCGCCCAGGCGCATTTCCAGCGCCTGATCGCCCAGCAGGGTGAGGATGGCCTTGGCGTGCGCCTGCGCGTCGTCTCGGCCGGTACCCCCGCGGCGCAGTGTGAGCTGGAGTTCTGTTCCACCACCGAGCTGACGGGCGATGAGTGGACCATCGAGTGCCAGGGCTTCAATCTCTACGTCGATAGCGAAAGCATGCCGTGGCTCGATCCGGCCAGCATCGATTACGAGATGACCCCCACGGGCAGCCAGCTCAACATCCGCGCACCGCGGATCAAGGGCGAGGCGCCGGGCGAGGGTGCCGGTGTGGTCGAGCGCGTGAAATACGTGCTGGAGACCGAGATTGCTCCCGGTATCGCCTCCCACGGCGGGCGCATCTCACTGGTGGAAGTCACGGCCGAGGGCGTGGTGGTGCTCCGCTTCGGTGGCGGCTGCCATGGCTGCGGCATGGTCGACGTGACGCTGAAGAATGGCGTGGAAAAGACCTTGCGCGAGCGCATTCCCGAAGTGACCGAGGTGCGCGATGCCACGGACCACGCCACGGGCGAGAAGCCGTATTTTGAGCGCAAGGCGGGCTGA
- a CDS encoding cytochrome c, with protein MMIRGFTLTLIGAALALTASTSMAAGDPAAGAKKVATCVACHGQDGNSIDPQYPRLAGQYADYLAQALHEYKNGKRDNLVMKGFAATLSDTDIEDISAYFHTMPTKLSGLEGHVQGD; from the coding sequence ATGATGATCCGTGGGTTCACCCTGACTCTCATCGGCGCCGCGCTGGCGCTGACCGCTTCGACATCCATGGCCGCCGGTGATCCGGCCGCTGGCGCCAAGAAAGTCGCTACCTGCGTGGCGTGCCACGGCCAGGATGGCAACTCGATCGATCCGCAATACCCGCGCCTGGCCGGCCAATACGCCGATTACCTTGCGCAGGCACTGCACGAATACAAGAACGGCAAGCGCGATAACCTGGTGATGAAGGGGTTTGCCGCCACGCTTTCCGATACGGATATCGAAGATATCTCCGCGTACTTCCACACGATGCCGACCAAGCTCAGCGGCCTCGAGGGGCATGTGCAGGGCGACTGA
- a CDS encoding c-type cytochrome → MKRLYLSGLIAVAMCAATVAHAEGDKTRGRQLIYTCQGCHGVPGYGNVYPSYHVPHIAGQNEQYIVNALKDYRKGFVTPGTGRTHPTMGAQAESLSDKDIADIAAYLSSLAK, encoded by the coding sequence ATGAAGCGTCTGTATCTGTCAGGTCTGATCGCTGTAGCCATGTGCGCCGCCACCGTAGCGCACGCAGAAGGGGATAAAACCAGGGGACGGCAGCTGATCTACACCTGCCAGGGCTGTCACGGGGTGCCGGGGTACGGCAACGTCTACCCGTCCTACCACGTGCCGCACATCGCCGGGCAAAACGAGCAATACATCGTCAATGCGCTGAAGGATTACCGGAAGGGCTTCGTCACTCCGGGTACGGGTCGCACGCACCCGACCATGGGCGCCCAGGCGGAAAGCCTGTCGGACAAGGACATTGCCGACATCGCCGCCTACCTTTCCAGTCTCGCCAAGTAA